The following are encoded together in the Prionailurus viverrinus isolate Anna chromosome B3, UM_Priviv_1.0, whole genome shotgun sequence genome:
- the LOC125168132 gene encoding 60S ribosomal protein L32-like — protein PLVKPKIAKKRTKKFIRHQSDRHVKIKHNRRKPRGIDNRVRRRLNGQILMPNVDYGSNKKTKHMLPRGFRKFLVHNVKELEVLLMCNKSYCAETAHNVSSKNQKAIVEGAAQLAIRVTNPNARLCSEENE, from the coding sequence CCTCTGGTGAAGCCCAAGATTGCTAAAAAGAGGACCAAGAAGTTCATCCGGCACCAGTCAGACCGACATGTCAAAATCAAGCACAACCGGCGGAAACCCAGAGGCATCGACAATAGAGTGCGCAGAAGACTCAACGGCCAGATCTTGATGCCCAACGTTGATTACGGGAGCAACAAGAAGACAAAGCACATGCTGCCCCGTGGCTTCCGGAAGTTCCTAGTCCACAATGTCAAGGAGCTTGAGGTGCTGCTGATGTGCAATAAATCTTACTGTGCAGAGACTGCTCACAATGTCTCCTCCAAGAATCAAAAAGCCATTGTAGAAGGAGCAGCCCAACTGGCCATCAGAGTCACGAATCCCAATGCCAGACTGTGCAGcgaagaaaatgaatag